One window of Candidatus Deferrimicrobiaceae bacterium genomic DNA carries:
- a CDS encoding FKBP-type peptidyl-prolyl cis-trans isomerase: protein MKRLLFAAVIAVCFSGVCLAGEKTERKDENDRVSYSVGYQIGGDFKRQGVELNPEKLVKGIQDARSGAEPLMTRQEMHQALVDLKKKIMAEERKRRKEEAEKIRKDGEAFLAANGKKKGVVTLPSGLQYKVIVEGSGKSPKATDEVTVHYRGTLIDGTEFDSSYQRGKPSTFRADSVIAGWKEAIPMMKEGAKWELFLPADLAYGERGALPNIPPNSALIFDVEMIQGN, encoded by the coding sequence ATGAAACGACTCCTTTTCGCGGCGGTTATTGCCGTTTGCTTCTCTGGAGTATGCCTCGCCGGGGAGAAGACGGAACGGAAGGACGAGAACGACCGGGTGAGCTACAGCGTTGGGTATCAGATCGGGGGGGACTTCAAGCGCCAGGGAGTGGAACTGAATCCCGAAAAACTCGTGAAAGGGATCCAGGACGCCCGGTCCGGCGCGGAGCCCCTGATGACCCGGCAGGAAATGCACCAGGCCCTGGTGGACCTGAAAAAGAAGATCATGGCCGAGGAGCGGAAGCGGCGGAAGGAAGAGGCCGAGAAGATCCGCAAGGATGGGGAGGCGTTCCTCGCCGCAAACGGGAAGAAGAAAGGGGTGGTGACCCTCCCGAGCGGCCTGCAGTACAAGGTGATCGTGGAAGGGTCCGGGAAGTCGCCGAAGGCGACCGACGAAGTCACGGTTCACTACCGAGGGACCCTCATCGACGGGACCGAGTTCGACAGTTCCTACCAGAGGGGGAAGCCGTCGACCTTCCGGGCCGACAGCGTCATCGCCGGCTGGAAAGAAGCCATTCCGATGATGAAGGAAGGCGCGAAGTGGGAGCTCTTCCTCCCCGCGGACCTGGCCTACGGCGAACGCGGCGCCCTCCCCAACATTCCCCCCAACTCCGCCTTGATCTTCGATGTGGAGATGATCCAGGGGAATTGA